Proteins encoded together in one Synechococcus sp. BL107 window:
- the dapB gene encoding 4-hydroxy-tetrahydrodipicolinate reductase → MSSPIPVVVAGALGRMGAEVIRAVLNAEDCQLVGAIDNTPGKEGVDVGLELGIKELEVAVTADFEGCLCAVSQSVRNSNQSAVLVDFTHPSVVFDHTRAAIAYGVHPVIGTTGLSPTQLNDLTEFSAKASIGGAVIPNFSVGMVLLQQAAAAAARFYDHAELTELHHNRKADAPSGTCIKTAELMEEVKQSFNPAEVDEHESLQGSRGGVRDSGLRLHSLRLPGLVAHQEVMFGAPGETYTLRHDTIDRSAYMPGVLLTVRKVGSLQQLVYGLERLI, encoded by the coding sequence ATGTCCTCTCCAATTCCTGTTGTTGTTGCGGGAGCTCTTGGCCGCATGGGCGCAGAAGTCATCAGGGCCGTGCTGAATGCTGAGGACTGCCAGTTGGTGGGTGCGATCGACAACACCCCTGGGAAGGAGGGGGTTGATGTTGGGCTAGAGCTTGGAATCAAAGAACTCGAGGTCGCCGTCACAGCCGATTTCGAAGGTTGCCTTTGTGCCGTAAGCCAATCGGTACGGAATTCCAACCAAAGCGCTGTGTTGGTGGACTTCACCCATCCTTCTGTGGTGTTTGATCACACCAGAGCTGCAATCGCCTACGGCGTGCATCCCGTGATTGGCACAACAGGTCTCAGCCCAACGCAACTGAACGATCTCACCGAATTTTCAGCCAAAGCTTCGATTGGAGGGGCAGTGATTCCCAATTTCTCCGTGGGGATGGTGCTCTTGCAGCAAGCTGCGGCGGCAGCGGCCCGCTTCTATGACCACGCCGAGCTAACCGAGCTTCATCACAACCGCAAAGCGGATGCTCCGAGTGGCACCTGCATCAAAACAGCCGAACTCATGGAAGAGGTCAAACAAAGCTTCAACCCAGCGGAGGTGGATGAGCATGAATCGCTGCAAGGTTCACGGGGAGGAGTTCGGGACAGCGGACTCCGTCTGCATTCCCTCCGTTTACCAGGACTGGTGGCCCACCAAGAAGTGATGTTTGGCGCCCCAGGCGAGACCTATACCCTTCGCCACGACACGATTGATCGCTCGGCGTACATGCCAGGCGTTTTGCTCACCGTGCGAAAAGTTGGCTCCCTCCAACAACTGGTCTATGGCCTGGAAAGGCTGATTTGA
- a CDS encoding high light inducible protein: protein MTQSTPSSPVIRGATVTTEDGGRLNAFAAEPRMEVVEATQGWGFHDRAEKLNGRLAMLGFIALMATEIAMGGEAFTHGLLGLG, encoded by the coding sequence ATGACTCAATCCACTCCTTCATCACCAGTGATCCGTGGCGCCACCGTCACCACCGAAGATGGCGGCCGTCTCAATGCTTTCGCAGCAGAGCCCCGTATGGAAGTTGTTGAAGCAACACAGGGCTGGGGCTTTCACGATCGTGCCGAGAAGCTGAACGGGCGTCTCGCCATGCTCGGCTTCATCGCACTGATGGCAACTGAGATCGCCATGGGTGGCGAAGCTTTCACCCACGGTTTGCTCGGCCTCGGCTGA
- a CDS encoding FAD-dependent monooxygenase: MTRHTLVMASFLLETHVMGAGPTGCMVALALAQQNQRVVLFDPQAFDALTSRSRAYAITHSSRRLMQSLGLWDELQKDLVAFEQLDLRDLAAGRQVIFVAEDLAKKNRGHRGIGWILDHRPLMTVLLRKLQQSGLVEMHLGGEAAPIPSPDSLVIAADGPSSPTRKSWGIHCWQHRYRQGCLTAKVVLRGIQANQACELFRPEGPLAVLPLGNDHFQVVWSAPMERCQERCALAPSEFLDQLAGILPQGIDPDLLLDQPKAFPQQWMLAHRLSRGRGVLIGEAGHRCHPVGGQGLNLCWRDVDVLVRSVQKGGSAKRIAARYGRQRWIDLILVGSATDLLVRCFSNRISLLVGLRRIALQLLKHSVGLRQLSLRAMTDGPLQIGRALPD, encoded by the coding sequence ATGACTCGCCACACTCTTGTGATGGCGAGTTTTTTATTGGAAACCCATGTCATGGGAGCCGGTCCGACCGGTTGCATGGTGGCCTTGGCCTTAGCGCAACAAAACCAACGCGTGGTTTTGTTTGACCCTCAAGCCTTTGACGCACTGACATCTCGTAGTCGTGCCTATGCCATCACCCATTCAAGCCGGCGACTCATGCAGAGCTTGGGTCTTTGGGATGAACTCCAAAAGGATTTGGTGGCCTTCGAACAGCTTGACCTCCGCGATCTTGCGGCAGGTCGTCAGGTGATTTTCGTTGCAGAGGATTTGGCGAAGAAAAACCGCGGCCATCGCGGGATCGGATGGATCCTTGACCACCGACCATTGATGACTGTTCTGTTGCGCAAGCTTCAACAGTCAGGGCTCGTTGAGATGCATCTTGGTGGCGAGGCCGCTCCGATACCGAGCCCCGACAGCCTTGTTATTGCAGCCGATGGACCGTCATCTCCAACACGAAAAAGCTGGGGTATTCACTGTTGGCAGCACCGCTACCGCCAGGGATGCTTAACCGCCAAGGTGGTTCTTCGAGGTATCCAAGCCAATCAGGCCTGCGAATTATTTCGGCCTGAAGGTCCGCTGGCCGTCTTACCGCTTGGCAACGACCACTTCCAAGTGGTTTGGAGCGCACCGATGGAGCGCTGCCAAGAGCGCTGCGCGTTAGCTCCAAGCGAGTTTCTGGACCAACTGGCTGGGATTTTGCCCCAGGGGATCGATCCAGACCTTCTTTTGGATCAACCGAAGGCCTTTCCCCAACAATGGATGCTGGCGCATCGTCTCAGCCGAGGTCGAGGTGTTTTGATCGGAGAGGCTGGGCATCGCTGTCACCCGGTGGGTGGACAAGGCTTAAACCTCTGTTGGCGAGATGTGGATGTTTTGGTGAGATCGGTGCAAAAAGGCGGTTCCGCCAAGCGGATCGCAGCCCGCTACGGACGTCAACGCTGGATCGACCTGATCTTGGTTGGTTCTGCCACCGACTTACTGGTGCGATGTTTCTCGAATCGCATCAGCCTGCTTGTTGGTCTTAGGCGGATCGCCTTGCAATTGCTGAAGCACAGTGTTGGCTTGCGCCAACTCAGCCTCCGGGCCATGACCGATGGCCCCCTGCAAATCGGGCGAGCGTTGCCAGACTGA
- a CDS encoding DUF2949 domain-containing protein, which yields MVMCSHPQPSAAEELEQFLLRRVGLSLNALQLGLRQAELEQAPLPIVLWSFGLLNLEQLQTVLDWQDAQS from the coding sequence ATGGTGATGTGCAGCCATCCACAGCCATCCGCAGCAGAGGAACTCGAGCAGTTTTTATTGCGGCGTGTTGGATTAAGCCTGAACGCCCTGCAGCTGGGATTGCGTCAGGCAGAGCTTGAACAAGCTCCCTTACCGATTGTTTTGTGGAGCTTCGGGTTACTCAACTTGGAGCAACTCCAAACGGTGCTGGATTGGCAGGATGCTCAGTCGTAG
- a CDS encoding adenine phosphoribosyltransferase: MSLVDFASHIRTIPDFPKPGILFRDINPMLRSPEAVAEVIRQLSLVCEQTRPDLIVGIESRGFIVGAPLAHQCGLGFVPVRKPGKLPGEVVGIDYSLEYGSDRLEIQADALAAQPRVLVVDDLLATGGTAAATAQLVTLAGGRLVGFTFVIELKGLGGRTVLPQDQPVESLLAYD, encoded by the coding sequence ATGTCTTTGGTCGATTTTGCTTCTCATATCCGGACGATTCCAGATTTTCCCAAGCCTGGGATTCTGTTTCGAGACATCAATCCGATGCTGCGTTCCCCTGAAGCTGTCGCGGAGGTGATCCGCCAGCTTTCCCTGGTGTGTGAGCAAACTCGTCCGGATTTGATTGTCGGGATCGAATCCCGGGGGTTCATCGTCGGTGCTCCCCTCGCCCATCAGTGTGGCCTTGGCTTTGTGCCGGTTCGTAAGCCCGGCAAGTTGCCCGGCGAAGTGGTGGGAATTGATTATTCGTTGGAGTACGGCAGCGACCGGCTTGAAATTCAGGCCGACGCACTGGCAGCCCAACCGAGGGTGTTGGTGGTGGACGACCTACTCGCTACGGGCGGCACGGCTGCTGCAACCGCTCAGTTGGTCACCCTGGCCGGTGGACGTTTGGTGGGATTTACGTTTGTGATCGAACTCAAGGGGCTTGGTGGCAGGACTGTGTTGCCCCAGGACCAACCCGTTGAATCATTACTGGCCTACGACTGA